The Diadema setosum chromosome 4, eeDiaSeto1, whole genome shotgun sequence genome window below encodes:
- the LOC140227964 gene encoding uncharacterized protein, with amino-acid sequence MDCPPTPTDCSSNKAVRLKCQGPYGETESEGRNSQTWTCPIQTEHESGQLVIYPFNISVGFCVHPGHGPNGHWDSDMTYFGSEITLICDEGYSINSSVTLQCVGPPGRSTYFPTWNVSIPFCLKSETVTKGGTTITPTPTQNADYISNEGLLTYELTTLPEITATSFLSDGKQTENVIILDTSETTTTSEVPENNVDIFAMAALLCVVPILVAVLFMVLCRHHKKRRRSSHISNQTTTQLQMHPVDNANQNLSATDHAALDSTFTDAVAEGHPSQNHHGNIFRDVTTHQENLYHVYQDAGEVDKGPSQPSNLPVSLCTVSLQSNVTSSEHASVSIPCVYENHGVQETYLDQTASCYENCEYQDVDLCGNVWLTKKGSRSFDGAHLFDERCYNSLNFRKQSAQNIPSNRESDYDHCNRSLLDKRLQSPPTGLSASGPSSHGEVHSDRSDDISYSCVGSLPTVNRDDVFYYQLHPGEANSIETFNKPQFTDAFDTGEYCLLNPDKGSTHDKHPTKRDDILSDFYDSEGPMSYVSNTEPCEELYATVNKTVGASSAAKPATCEELYATVNKTVAANSAAKPATCDELYSTVNKTVGANSAAKPATCEELYAKVDKTKDGQIDNKATSQEELYMNVTNTNIDL; translated from the exons ATGGATTGTCCACCGACACCCACTGACTGTTCCTCGAATAAGGCTGTTAGACTCAAATGTCAAG GACCGTATGGCGAGACCGAGTCTGAAGGAAGGAATTCTCAGACATGGACATGTCCCATACAGACAGAGCACGAATCTGGTCAACTGGTCATTTATCCATTCAACA TTTCTGTCGGGTTCTGTGTTCACCCCGGTCATGGGCCAAATGGTCATTGGGACTCTGATATGACGTACTTTGGATCTGAGATAACTCTCATCTGTGATGAAGGCTACAGCATCAATAGCAGTGTGACACTGCAGTGTGTGGGGCCACCCGGACGGTCGACTTACTTTCCGACCTGGAACGTGTCAATCCCATTCTGCTTGAAATCCGAAACTGTAACAAAAG GTGGAACAACTATCACACCAACACCTACACAGAATGCAGACTACATCTCCAATGA A GGACTGCTAACTTATGAATTAACGACATTGCCTGAGATCACCGCCACGTCGTTTCTAA GTGAtggcaaacaaactgaaaatgtaatcatattAGACACAAGCGAAACGACTACAA CTTCTGAAGTTCCTGAGAATAATGTTGACATCTTTGCAATGGCAGCTCTTCTGTGTGTTGTTCCCATTCTTGTTGCCGTTCTCTTCATGGTATTGTGCAGACATCACAAGAAAAG ACGCAGATCCTCACATATTTCAAATCAGACAACCACACAACTGCAGATGCATCCTGTAGACAATGCAAACCAAAATTTGAGCGCGACGGATCATGCTGCATTGGACAGTACTTTTACTGACGCTGTAGCAGAGGGTCATCCTTCCCAGAACCACCATGGCAATATTTTCAGAGACGTCACGACTCATCAAGAAAATCTGTATCACGTCTACCAGGACGCTGGAGAGGTAGACAAGGGACCGTCCCAGCCATCAAACTTACCAGTCTCCCTTTGCACAGTCTCACTGCAGAGTAACGTCACTTCCTCTGAACACGCCTCAGTAAGTATCCCGTGTGTTTATGAGAACCATGGAGTACAGGAAACATATTTGGATCAAACGGCGAGCTGCTATGAGAACTGTGAATACCAAGATGTAGACCTCTGCGGAAACGTTTGGCTGACGAAAAAAGGCTCTAGATCCTTTGATGGAGCCCACTTGTTTGATGAAAGGTGCTACAATTCGTTGAATTTCCGCAAACAGTCTGCCCAGAACATTCCTAGCAATAGAGAGAGCGACTACGATCACTGCAATCGTTCCCTCCTGGATAAGAGACTGCAAAGTCCCCCAACAGGTCTCTCAGCTTCTGGACCTTCTTCTCATGGTGAAGTTCACTCCGACAGAAGTGATGACATATCGTATTCCTGCGTGGGATCCCTACCAACCGTCAATCGTGACGATGTTTTCTATTATCAACTACATCCTGGCGAAGCTAATAGCATTGAAACGTTCAACAAACCACAGTTCACTGACGCTTTCGACACCGGGGAATACTGCTTGTTGAATCCTGATAAAGGTTCCACCCATGACAAGCATCCTACAAAGAGAGATGACATCTTGAGCGACTTCTATGACTCCGAGGGTCCCATGAGTTATGTTTCAAATACCGAACCTTGTGAAGAATTGTATGCAACAGTGAACAAAACAGTTGGGGCATCATCGGCAGCGAAACCAGCAACGTGCGAAGAACTGTATGCAACGGTGAACAAAACAGTTGCAGCAAATTCGGCAGCAAAACCAGCAACGTGCGATGAACTTTATTCAACGGTGAACAAAACAGTTGGGGCAAATTCAGCAGCAAAACCAGCAACGTGCGAAGAACTGTATGCTAAGGTGGACAAAACAAAAGACGGTCAAATTGACAATAAAGCAACGTCACAAGAGGAACTGTATATGAACGTTACTAATACAAATATAGATCTTTAA